From Melospiza melodia melodia isolate bMelMel2 chromosome 19, bMelMel2.pri, whole genome shotgun sequence, one genomic window encodes:
- the ARHGAP40 gene encoding rho GTPase-activating protein 40 isoform X3 yields the protein MDKRGSRMARGVLAPVRAASCAQLLSSRHCPWKMNQLPPKSAVASPVSESTNSRGEALDSLSMDSFWLEVENIKQSAEAEQEECGLADVKTQEEGEAEAEWLQDAGLAELLGEPAGDKDNLVLLSTLTRTQAAAVQRRLDTYSRSRRRRNKHPVRDVRDIFAASSSQDTAAEKEEPSPDPLWHNLRTSNTQRTETQDYSCTVRNPGKEEVFNMDVAYSEQAAVLLKGSFLSESRKLKDGNALTRFKIPKGRLGVTRIGDLSAQDMKKIPTLALIELTALCDILGFELKRNKAAKLKTTEKRLFGVPLNTLLENDQKLLPNTKVPLLLQALLSCLEKRGLETEGILRVSGSQTRIKSLEQKLERDFYSGLFRWDDVHQNDVSGLLKRFIRELPAPLLTAEYLPAFAAVQNIPDLKQRLQALNLLILILPESNRNTLKALLEFLSKVVAREKNNKMNLWNVSTVMAPNLFMHKGLPNKIPEGKEKQLAEGAADVVRMMIHYQDLLWTVSSFLVAQVRKLNESNSRRYQFCDKRIKNLLRKIHADKDKVEKNQGEPSKVVKVHASLLLKDSLEVHLNNATRVADVLRQFQKNLCQNGWNIVNTVNLLKCNNSTECTNLLLYEVGGNIGEHCLDPDTYLLDLYHINPHAEWIIKQNPSCPRMF from the exons ATGGACAAGCGCGGCTCCAGGATGGCCAGGGGGGTGCTGGCACCTGTGCgggctgccagctgtgcccagctgctcAGCAG CAGACATTGCCCTTGGAAAATGAACCAGCTTCCTCCAAAGAGTGCTGTGGCATCCCCAGTGTCAGAGAGCACGAATTCCAGGGGAGAGGCTTTGGACAGCTTGTCAATGGACAGTTTTTGGCTGGAAGTGGAGAACATTAAACAGAGCGCTGAAGCCGAGCAGGAGGAATGCGGCCTTGCAGATGTCAAAACACAGGAGG aGGGAGAGGCCGAGGCCGAGTGGCTGCAGGACGCGGGGCTGGCCGAGCTGCTCGGGGAGCCGGCGGGGGACAAGGACAACCTGGTGCTGCTGTCCACACTGACCAGGACGCAGGCGGCGGCCGTGCAGCGCCGGCTGGACACGTACTCGCGCTCGCGCCGCAGGAGGAACAAGCACCCCGTGCGCGACGTGCGCGACATCTtcgctgccagcagctcccag gacacagcagcagagaaagaagaGCCCAGCCCAGATCCACTGTGGCACAATCTGCGGACCTCAAACACCCAGAGAA cagaaACCCAGGATTATTCCTGCACAGTTCGAAACCCTGGGAAGGAGGAGGTGTTCAACATGGACGTTGCCTACTCAGAGCAAGCAGCTGTCCTGCTCAAGGGATCCTTCCTGTCTGAATCCAGGAAGTTAAAGGATGGAAATGCCCTAACA AGATTTAAGATCCCAAAGGGCAGACTAGGAGTGACCAGGATTGGAGATCTGTCAGCTCAGGACATGAAGAAGATCCCCACACTGGCCCTCATTGAACTTACAGCTCTCTGTGATATCCTGGGCTTTGAGCTGAAGAGAAACAAAGCAGCAAAACTGAAAACAACAG AGAAAAGACTCTTTGGAGTTCCACTCAACACCCTGTTGGAAAATGACCAAAAGCTGCTGCCCAACACCAAGgtccctctgctgctccaggca CTGCTGTcctgcctggagaagagagggctTGAAACAGAGGGCATCCTGAGAGTTTCTGGGTCCCAGACCAGGATTAAG AGCCTGGAGCAGaagctggaaagggacttttaCAGCGGGCTGTTCCGCTGGGATGATGTGCACCAGAACGACGTGTCGGGGCTGCTCAAGAGGTTCATCCGCGAGCTGCCGGCGCCGCTGCTGACTGCAGAGTACCTGCCTGCCTTTGCTGCTGTTCAGA ATATTCCAGACCTGAAGCAAAGATTGCAAGCTCTAAACCTCCTGATCCTGATTCTTCCAGAGTCCAACAGAAACACTCTGAAG GCCCTTCTTGAGTTTCTCAGCAAGGtggttgccagggaaaagaaCAACAAAATGAACCTCTGGAACGTGTCCACAGTCATGGCCCCAAACCTCTTCATGCACAAGGGGCTGCCAAACAAGATCCCCGAGGGGAAGGAGAAGCAGCTGGCGGAGGGGGCGGCTGACGTGGTGCGGATGATGATCCATTACCAGGACCTGCTCTGGACT GTCTCCTCTTTTCTGGTGGCTCAGGTGAGAAAGCTGAACGAGAGCAACAGCAGAAGGTACCAGTTCTGTGACAAGCGGATCAAAAATCTGCTGCGCAAGATTCACGCTGATAAAGACAAGGTGGAAAAGAACCAGGGAGAG CCTTCCAAGGTTGTGAAAGTCCACGCCTCACTTCTCCTGAAGGACTCTCTGGAGGTGCACTTGAACAACGCAACCAGGGTTGCCGATGTCTTGAGGCAGTTTCAGAAGAACCTGTGCCAGAATGGCTGGAATATTGTTAACACTGTCAACCTCCTCAAGTg TAACAACTCCACAGAGTGCACAAACCTGCTCTTGTATGAAGTGGGAGGCAATATTG GTGAACATTGCCTGGACCCAGACACTTACCTCTTGGACTTGTACCACATCAACCCCCATGCTGAGTGGATAATTAAGCAAAACCCATCTTGCCCTCGGATGTTCTAA
- the ARHGAP40 gene encoding rho GTPase-activating protein 40 isoform X2 has protein sequence MDKRGSRMARGVLAPVRAASCAQLLSSSRHCPWKMNQLPPKSAVASPVSESTNSRGEALDSLSMDSFWLEVENIKQSAEAEQEECGLADVKTQEEGEAEAEWLQDAGLAELLGEPAGDKDNLVLLSTLTRTQAAAVQRRLDTYSRSRRRRNKHPVRDVRDIFAASSSQDTAAEKEEPSPDPLWHNLRTSNTQRKTQDYSCTVRNPGKEEVFNMDVAYSEQAAVLLKGSFLSESRKLKDGNALTRFKIPKGRLGVTRIGDLSAQDMKKIPTLALIELTALCDILGFELKRNKAAKLKTTEKRLFGVPLNTLLENDQKLLPNTKVPLLLQALLSCLEKRGLETEGILRVSGSQTRIKSLEQKLERDFYSGLFRWDDVHQNDVSGLLKRFIRELPAPLLTAEYLPAFAAVQNIPDLKQRLQALNLLILILPESNRNTLKALLEFLSKVVAREKNNKMNLWNVSTVMAPNLFMHKGLPNKIPEGKEKQLAEGAADVVRMMIHYQDLLWTVSSFLVAQVRKLNESNSRRYQFCDKRIKNLLRKIHADKDKVEKNQGEPSKVVKVHASLLLKDSLEVHLNNATRVADVLRQFQKNLCQNGWNIVNTVNLLKCNNSTECTNLLLYEVGGNIGEHCLDPDTYLLDLYHINPHAEWIIKQNPSCPRMF, from the exons ATGGACAAGCGCGGCTCCAGGATGGCCAGGGGGGTGCTGGCACCTGTGCgggctgccagctgtgcccagctgctcAGCAG CAGCAGACATTGCCCTTGGAAAATGAACCAGCTTCCTCCAAAGAGTGCTGTGGCATCCCCAGTGTCAGAGAGCACGAATTCCAGGGGAGAGGCTTTGGACAGCTTGTCAATGGACAGTTTTTGGCTGGAAGTGGAGAACATTAAACAGAGCGCTGAAGCCGAGCAGGAGGAATGCGGCCTTGCAGATGTCAAAACACAGGAGG aGGGAGAGGCCGAGGCCGAGTGGCTGCAGGACGCGGGGCTGGCCGAGCTGCTCGGGGAGCCGGCGGGGGACAAGGACAACCTGGTGCTGCTGTCCACACTGACCAGGACGCAGGCGGCGGCCGTGCAGCGCCGGCTGGACACGTACTCGCGCTCGCGCCGCAGGAGGAACAAGCACCCCGTGCGCGACGTGCGCGACATCTtcgctgccagcagctcccag gacacagcagcagagaaagaagaGCCCAGCCCAGATCCACTGTGGCACAATCTGCGGACCTCAAACACCCAGAGAA aaACCCAGGATTATTCCTGCACAGTTCGAAACCCTGGGAAGGAGGAGGTGTTCAACATGGACGTTGCCTACTCAGAGCAAGCAGCTGTCCTGCTCAAGGGATCCTTCCTGTCTGAATCCAGGAAGTTAAAGGATGGAAATGCCCTAACA AGATTTAAGATCCCAAAGGGCAGACTAGGAGTGACCAGGATTGGAGATCTGTCAGCTCAGGACATGAAGAAGATCCCCACACTGGCCCTCATTGAACTTACAGCTCTCTGTGATATCCTGGGCTTTGAGCTGAAGAGAAACAAAGCAGCAAAACTGAAAACAACAG AGAAAAGACTCTTTGGAGTTCCACTCAACACCCTGTTGGAAAATGACCAAAAGCTGCTGCCCAACACCAAGgtccctctgctgctccaggca CTGCTGTcctgcctggagaagagagggctTGAAACAGAGGGCATCCTGAGAGTTTCTGGGTCCCAGACCAGGATTAAG AGCCTGGAGCAGaagctggaaagggacttttaCAGCGGGCTGTTCCGCTGGGATGATGTGCACCAGAACGACGTGTCGGGGCTGCTCAAGAGGTTCATCCGCGAGCTGCCGGCGCCGCTGCTGACTGCAGAGTACCTGCCTGCCTTTGCTGCTGTTCAGA ATATTCCAGACCTGAAGCAAAGATTGCAAGCTCTAAACCTCCTGATCCTGATTCTTCCAGAGTCCAACAGAAACACTCTGAAG GCCCTTCTTGAGTTTCTCAGCAAGGtggttgccagggaaaagaaCAACAAAATGAACCTCTGGAACGTGTCCACAGTCATGGCCCCAAACCTCTTCATGCACAAGGGGCTGCCAAACAAGATCCCCGAGGGGAAGGAGAAGCAGCTGGCGGAGGGGGCGGCTGACGTGGTGCGGATGATGATCCATTACCAGGACCTGCTCTGGACT GTCTCCTCTTTTCTGGTGGCTCAGGTGAGAAAGCTGAACGAGAGCAACAGCAGAAGGTACCAGTTCTGTGACAAGCGGATCAAAAATCTGCTGCGCAAGATTCACGCTGATAAAGACAAGGTGGAAAAGAACCAGGGAGAG CCTTCCAAGGTTGTGAAAGTCCACGCCTCACTTCTCCTGAAGGACTCTCTGGAGGTGCACTTGAACAACGCAACCAGGGTTGCCGATGTCTTGAGGCAGTTTCAGAAGAACCTGTGCCAGAATGGCTGGAATATTGTTAACACTGTCAACCTCCTCAAGTg TAACAACTCCACAGAGTGCACAAACCTGCTCTTGTATGAAGTGGGAGGCAATATTG GTGAACATTGCCTGGACCCAGACACTTACCTCTTGGACTTGTACCACATCAACCCCCATGCTGAGTGGATAATTAAGCAAAACCCATCTTGCCCTCGGATGTTCTAA
- the ARHGAP40 gene encoding rho GTPase-activating protein 40 isoform X1, translated as MDKRGSRMARGVLAPVRAASCAQLLSSSRHCPWKMNQLPPKSAVASPVSESTNSRGEALDSLSMDSFWLEVENIKQSAEAEQEECGLADVKTQEEGEAEAEWLQDAGLAELLGEPAGDKDNLVLLSTLTRTQAAAVQRRLDTYSRSRRRRNKHPVRDVRDIFAASSSQDTAAEKEEPSPDPLWHNLRTSNTQRTETQDYSCTVRNPGKEEVFNMDVAYSEQAAVLLKGSFLSESRKLKDGNALTRFKIPKGRLGVTRIGDLSAQDMKKIPTLALIELTALCDILGFELKRNKAAKLKTTEKRLFGVPLNTLLENDQKLLPNTKVPLLLQALLSCLEKRGLETEGILRVSGSQTRIKSLEQKLERDFYSGLFRWDDVHQNDVSGLLKRFIRELPAPLLTAEYLPAFAAVQNIPDLKQRLQALNLLILILPESNRNTLKALLEFLSKVVAREKNNKMNLWNVSTVMAPNLFMHKGLPNKIPEGKEKQLAEGAADVVRMMIHYQDLLWTVSSFLVAQVRKLNESNSRRYQFCDKRIKNLLRKIHADKDKVEKNQGEPSKVVKVHASLLLKDSLEVHLNNATRVADVLRQFQKNLCQNGWNIVNTVNLLKCNNSTECTNLLLYEVGGNIGEHCLDPDTYLLDLYHINPHAEWIIKQNPSCPRMF; from the exons ATGGACAAGCGCGGCTCCAGGATGGCCAGGGGGGTGCTGGCACCTGTGCgggctgccagctgtgcccagctgctcAGCAG CAGCAGACATTGCCCTTGGAAAATGAACCAGCTTCCTCCAAAGAGTGCTGTGGCATCCCCAGTGTCAGAGAGCACGAATTCCAGGGGAGAGGCTTTGGACAGCTTGTCAATGGACAGTTTTTGGCTGGAAGTGGAGAACATTAAACAGAGCGCTGAAGCCGAGCAGGAGGAATGCGGCCTTGCAGATGTCAAAACACAGGAGG aGGGAGAGGCCGAGGCCGAGTGGCTGCAGGACGCGGGGCTGGCCGAGCTGCTCGGGGAGCCGGCGGGGGACAAGGACAACCTGGTGCTGCTGTCCACACTGACCAGGACGCAGGCGGCGGCCGTGCAGCGCCGGCTGGACACGTACTCGCGCTCGCGCCGCAGGAGGAACAAGCACCCCGTGCGCGACGTGCGCGACATCTtcgctgccagcagctcccag gacacagcagcagagaaagaagaGCCCAGCCCAGATCCACTGTGGCACAATCTGCGGACCTCAAACACCCAGAGAA cagaaACCCAGGATTATTCCTGCACAGTTCGAAACCCTGGGAAGGAGGAGGTGTTCAACATGGACGTTGCCTACTCAGAGCAAGCAGCTGTCCTGCTCAAGGGATCCTTCCTGTCTGAATCCAGGAAGTTAAAGGATGGAAATGCCCTAACA AGATTTAAGATCCCAAAGGGCAGACTAGGAGTGACCAGGATTGGAGATCTGTCAGCTCAGGACATGAAGAAGATCCCCACACTGGCCCTCATTGAACTTACAGCTCTCTGTGATATCCTGGGCTTTGAGCTGAAGAGAAACAAAGCAGCAAAACTGAAAACAACAG AGAAAAGACTCTTTGGAGTTCCACTCAACACCCTGTTGGAAAATGACCAAAAGCTGCTGCCCAACACCAAGgtccctctgctgctccaggca CTGCTGTcctgcctggagaagagagggctTGAAACAGAGGGCATCCTGAGAGTTTCTGGGTCCCAGACCAGGATTAAG AGCCTGGAGCAGaagctggaaagggacttttaCAGCGGGCTGTTCCGCTGGGATGATGTGCACCAGAACGACGTGTCGGGGCTGCTCAAGAGGTTCATCCGCGAGCTGCCGGCGCCGCTGCTGACTGCAGAGTACCTGCCTGCCTTTGCTGCTGTTCAGA ATATTCCAGACCTGAAGCAAAGATTGCAAGCTCTAAACCTCCTGATCCTGATTCTTCCAGAGTCCAACAGAAACACTCTGAAG GCCCTTCTTGAGTTTCTCAGCAAGGtggttgccagggaaaagaaCAACAAAATGAACCTCTGGAACGTGTCCACAGTCATGGCCCCAAACCTCTTCATGCACAAGGGGCTGCCAAACAAGATCCCCGAGGGGAAGGAGAAGCAGCTGGCGGAGGGGGCGGCTGACGTGGTGCGGATGATGATCCATTACCAGGACCTGCTCTGGACT GTCTCCTCTTTTCTGGTGGCTCAGGTGAGAAAGCTGAACGAGAGCAACAGCAGAAGGTACCAGTTCTGTGACAAGCGGATCAAAAATCTGCTGCGCAAGATTCACGCTGATAAAGACAAGGTGGAAAAGAACCAGGGAGAG CCTTCCAAGGTTGTGAAAGTCCACGCCTCACTTCTCCTGAAGGACTCTCTGGAGGTGCACTTGAACAACGCAACCAGGGTTGCCGATGTCTTGAGGCAGTTTCAGAAGAACCTGTGCCAGAATGGCTGGAATATTGTTAACACTGTCAACCTCCTCAAGTg TAACAACTCCACAGAGTGCACAAACCTGCTCTTGTATGAAGTGGGAGGCAATATTG GTGAACATTGCCTGGACCCAGACACTTACCTCTTGGACTTGTACCACATCAACCCCCATGCTGAGTGGATAATTAAGCAAAACCCATCTTGCCCTCGGATGTTCTAA
- the ARHGAP40 gene encoding rho GTPase-activating protein 40 isoform X4, whose protein sequence is MNQLPPKSAVASPVSESTNSRGEALDSLSMDSFWLEVENIKQSAEAEQEECGLADVKTQEEGEAEAEWLQDAGLAELLGEPAGDKDNLVLLSTLTRTQAAAVQRRLDTYSRSRRRRNKHPVRDVRDIFAASSSQDTAAEKEEPSPDPLWHNLRTSNTQRTETQDYSCTVRNPGKEEVFNMDVAYSEQAAVLLKGSFLSESRKLKDGNALTRFKIPKGRLGVTRIGDLSAQDMKKIPTLALIELTALCDILGFELKRNKAAKLKTTEKRLFGVPLNTLLENDQKLLPNTKVPLLLQALLSCLEKRGLETEGILRVSGSQTRIKSLEQKLERDFYSGLFRWDDVHQNDVSGLLKRFIRELPAPLLTAEYLPAFAAVQNIPDLKQRLQALNLLILILPESNRNTLKALLEFLSKVVAREKNNKMNLWNVSTVMAPNLFMHKGLPNKIPEGKEKQLAEGAADVVRMMIHYQDLLWTVSSFLVAQVRKLNESNSRRYQFCDKRIKNLLRKIHADKDKVEKNQGEPSKVVKVHASLLLKDSLEVHLNNATRVADVLRQFQKNLCQNGWNIVNTVNLLKCNNSTECTNLLLYEVGGNIGEHCLDPDTYLLDLYHINPHAEWIIKQNPSCPRMF, encoded by the exons ATGAACCAGCTTCCTCCAAAGAGTGCTGTGGCATCCCCAGTGTCAGAGAGCACGAATTCCAGGGGAGAGGCTTTGGACAGCTTGTCAATGGACAGTTTTTGGCTGGAAGTGGAGAACATTAAACAGAGCGCTGAAGCCGAGCAGGAGGAATGCGGCCTTGCAGATGTCAAAACACAGGAGG aGGGAGAGGCCGAGGCCGAGTGGCTGCAGGACGCGGGGCTGGCCGAGCTGCTCGGGGAGCCGGCGGGGGACAAGGACAACCTGGTGCTGCTGTCCACACTGACCAGGACGCAGGCGGCGGCCGTGCAGCGCCGGCTGGACACGTACTCGCGCTCGCGCCGCAGGAGGAACAAGCACCCCGTGCGCGACGTGCGCGACATCTtcgctgccagcagctcccag gacacagcagcagagaaagaagaGCCCAGCCCAGATCCACTGTGGCACAATCTGCGGACCTCAAACACCCAGAGAA cagaaACCCAGGATTATTCCTGCACAGTTCGAAACCCTGGGAAGGAGGAGGTGTTCAACATGGACGTTGCCTACTCAGAGCAAGCAGCTGTCCTGCTCAAGGGATCCTTCCTGTCTGAATCCAGGAAGTTAAAGGATGGAAATGCCCTAACA AGATTTAAGATCCCAAAGGGCAGACTAGGAGTGACCAGGATTGGAGATCTGTCAGCTCAGGACATGAAGAAGATCCCCACACTGGCCCTCATTGAACTTACAGCTCTCTGTGATATCCTGGGCTTTGAGCTGAAGAGAAACAAAGCAGCAAAACTGAAAACAACAG AGAAAAGACTCTTTGGAGTTCCACTCAACACCCTGTTGGAAAATGACCAAAAGCTGCTGCCCAACACCAAGgtccctctgctgctccaggca CTGCTGTcctgcctggagaagagagggctTGAAACAGAGGGCATCCTGAGAGTTTCTGGGTCCCAGACCAGGATTAAG AGCCTGGAGCAGaagctggaaagggacttttaCAGCGGGCTGTTCCGCTGGGATGATGTGCACCAGAACGACGTGTCGGGGCTGCTCAAGAGGTTCATCCGCGAGCTGCCGGCGCCGCTGCTGACTGCAGAGTACCTGCCTGCCTTTGCTGCTGTTCAGA ATATTCCAGACCTGAAGCAAAGATTGCAAGCTCTAAACCTCCTGATCCTGATTCTTCCAGAGTCCAACAGAAACACTCTGAAG GCCCTTCTTGAGTTTCTCAGCAAGGtggttgccagggaaaagaaCAACAAAATGAACCTCTGGAACGTGTCCACAGTCATGGCCCCAAACCTCTTCATGCACAAGGGGCTGCCAAACAAGATCCCCGAGGGGAAGGAGAAGCAGCTGGCGGAGGGGGCGGCTGACGTGGTGCGGATGATGATCCATTACCAGGACCTGCTCTGGACT GTCTCCTCTTTTCTGGTGGCTCAGGTGAGAAAGCTGAACGAGAGCAACAGCAGAAGGTACCAGTTCTGTGACAAGCGGATCAAAAATCTGCTGCGCAAGATTCACGCTGATAAAGACAAGGTGGAAAAGAACCAGGGAGAG CCTTCCAAGGTTGTGAAAGTCCACGCCTCACTTCTCCTGAAGGACTCTCTGGAGGTGCACTTGAACAACGCAACCAGGGTTGCCGATGTCTTGAGGCAGTTTCAGAAGAACCTGTGCCAGAATGGCTGGAATATTGTTAACACTGTCAACCTCCTCAAGTg TAACAACTCCACAGAGTGCACAAACCTGCTCTTGTATGAAGTGGGAGGCAATATTG GTGAACATTGCCTGGACCCAGACACTTACCTCTTGGACTTGTACCACATCAACCCCCATGCTGAGTGGATAATTAAGCAAAACCCATCTTGCCCTCGGATGTTCTAA